The window TCCCGGCGTCGATCCCGCTGTACCGGCAGACGTTCCAGAACTGGTCGCGCGAGATCAACGTCACCGGCGTGTGGACCTGCGCGCCGGCGACCCCCGCCGACGTGGTGACCCTCGCGAACTGGGCCAGGGCCAACAACTACAAGATCCGCCCCCGCGGCATGGCGCACGGCTGGTCGCCGCTGTCGGTCGCCGTCGGGTCGACCGGCAACAACGTCATCTTCGTCGACACCACCCAGCACCTCACCACCGTCACGATCACCGGTTCGTCCGGGTCGACGCCGGCGACCGTACGCGCGCAGACCGGCGTCTCCATGGACAGTCTGCTCACCCAGCTGCAGGCCGCCGGCTACGGCCTGACCGCCACCCCCGCGCCCGGTGACCTCACCGTCGGCGGCGTGCTCGCGATCGACGCGCACGGCACCGCCGTCCCGGCCAGCGGCGAGACCCGGGTCGCCGGCACCACCTACGGCTCGCTGTCCAACCTGATCACGTCGCTGACCGCCGTCGTCTGGAACTCCGCGACCAGCCAGTACGTGCTGCGCACGTTCAGCCGGTCCGAGGCGGAGTCGAAGGCGTTCCTGGCACACCTGGGACGCGCGTTCCTCACCGAGGTGACGCTGCAGGTCGGCGCCAACCAGCGGCTGCGCTGCCAGAGCTGGTTCAACGTGCCGTGGACGGAGCTGTTCGCCGCCCAGGGCTCCAGCGGGCGCACCTTCGCCAGCTACGTCAACTCCGCCGGCCGGGTCGAGGCGATCTGGTTCCCGTTCACCGACACCCCGTGGCTGAAGGTGTGGAGCCGCAGCCCGAACAAGCCGCTGCTCTCCCGCCAGGTGTCCAGCCCGTACAACTACTCGTTCTCCGACAGCCTGCCGTCGTCGATCACGGACCTCGTCAGCCAGATCTCGACCGGCCACCCGGAGCTCGCCCCGACGCTCGGCCAGACGCAGATCGCCGTCGTCGGCGCCGGCCTGATCACCACCTCCACCTGGGACATCTGGGGCTGGTCGAAGGACCTGCTGCTCTACGTCCGCCCGACCACGCTGCGGGTCACGGCCAACGGCTACGCGATCCTCACCAGCAGGGCGAACATCCAGCGCGTCATCAACGAGTTCTGCACGTACTACAACAACAAGCTGACCACCTACCAGAACAACGGGCAGTACCCGATGAACGGGCCGGTCGAGATCCGGGTCACCGGCCTCGACGCCGCCGGCGACGTCGGCGTGCCGAGCTCCGGCTCGCCGCAGCTTTCCGCCCTGCGCCCACGGCCCGACCACCCGGAATGGGACGTCGCGGTCTGGCTGGACATCCTCACCGTGCCTGGCACTCCGTACGCGAACCAGTTCTACCGCGAGGTCGAGGCCTGGGTCTTCTCCAACTACTCGGGCAGCTACGCCTCGGCCCGGGTGGAATGGTCCAAGGGCTGGGGCTACACGAACAGCGCCGC of the Pseudofrankia saprophytica genome contains:
- a CDS encoding cholesterol oxidase substrate-binding domain-containing protein, with translation MGRRRDDLGGTESGGDDADGAGLPGLSGMSGLSDIASTASTVGTTGAAGTAGGGTRRVVLAGALGAAAVTAVGWTPVARVAAAHADPPAPPNFPASIPLYRQTFQNWSREINVTGVWTCAPATPADVVTLANWARANNYKIRPRGMAHGWSPLSVAVGSTGNNVIFVDTTQHLTTVTITGSSGSTPATVRAQTGVSMDSLLTQLQAAGYGLTATPAPGDLTVGGVLAIDAHGTAVPASGETRVAGTTYGSLSNLITSLTAVVWNSATSQYVLRTFSRSEAESKAFLAHLGRAFLTEVTLQVGANQRLRCQSWFNVPWTELFAAQGSSGRTFASYVNSAGRVEAIWFPFTDTPWLKVWSRSPNKPLLSRQVSSPYNYSFSDSLPSSITDLVSQISTGHPELAPTLGQTQIAVVGAGLITTSTWDIWGWSKDLLLYVRPTTLRVTANGYAILTSRANIQRVINEFCTYYNNKLTTYQNNGQYPMNGPVEIRVTGLDAAGDVGVPSSGSPQLSALRPRPDHPEWDVAVWLDILTVPGTPYANQFYREVEAWVFSNYSGSYASARVEWSKGWGYTNSAAWADGTAIGTTVPNSLRTGQPGGDNFDTAVATLNAFDPNRVFSSPLLDALLP